One stretch of Clostridiales bacterium DNA includes these proteins:
- a CDS encoding HPr family phosphocarrier protein, which produces MKSVQIKFPTTESVKEFVNVVSRYPYEIDLHSGRYVVDAKSLLGIFSLDLVKPIACEIYNDNCDELLKDINKFIAK; this is translated from the coding sequence ATGAAATCAGTTCAAATTAAATTCCCCACCACCGAGAGCGTAAAAGAGTTCGTCAACGTGGTATCGCGCTATCCCTACGAAATAGACTTACATAGCGGGCGTTACGTCGTAGACGCAAAGTCGCTTTTGGGTATTTTCTCGCTCGATCTTGTAAAACCCATTGCTTGCGAGATTTATAACGATAACTGCGACGAATTATTGAAGGATATCAATAAATTTATTGCGAAATAA
- the hrcA gene encoding heat-inducible transcription repressor HrcA — MGLTGRKEKILQAVVDGYIENCQPVSSTEIKERHLPALSSATIRNEMAALEEMGYLTQIHTSSGRVPTAEAYRLYVEKLMPRRKLTRSELKIVKRYFNKKVTELDDVLKSTAKVISEITNLTSVAYVQNNDDATIINIKIVRITSSTALVIIVTNLGVLKDATVHIDGEVTDEYCDQASRFVTEVFGGHKISEINKPKHIVKQVKKEYEKVFNTIIGILKHYSHEEMFSDIVLEGSSKILEQPEYANLKKAKAMLEFLDAKEELVPVLQNSDDVNITFKIGRDNEIRDGMPECAIVTASYNIDGVTVGNAGVIGPIRMDYSKVVSVLDYLSKTVQMLPEGKGASETDENDEATNTDTSDEQ; from the coding sequence ATGGGATTAACGGGACGCAAAGAAAAAATACTTCAAGCGGTGGTCGACGGTTATATCGAAAATTGTCAGCCCGTGTCGAGCACCGAAATAAAGGAACGGCATCTCCCGGCGCTTTCTAGCGCAACTATTCGTAACGAAATGGCGGCTCTCGAAGAAATGGGGTATCTGACTCAGATACACACTTCGTCGGGGAGAGTTCCTACCGCCGAAGCTTACAGGCTGTACGTTGAAAAGCTCATGCCGCGCCGTAAGCTGACGCGCTCGGAATTGAAAATCGTTAAGCGTTATTTTAACAAAAAAGTCACCGAGCTTGACGACGTGCTCAAAAGCACGGCAAAGGTCATATCGGAGATCACAAACCTTACCTCGGTAGCGTACGTTCAAAACAACGACGACGCAACTATCATAAATATTAAGATAGTGCGTATCACGAGTTCGACGGCTCTCGTAATAATCGTCACCAACCTCGGCGTTCTCAAAGACGCAACGGTGCATATAGACGGCGAGGTTACTGACGAATATTGCGACCAAGCATCGAGATTCGTTACCGAAGTTTTCGGCGGGCATAAGATCAGTGAGATCAACAAGCCCAAGCACATTGTAAAACAAGTAAAAAAAGAGTACGAAAAGGTTTTCAATACCATAATCGGTATCTTAAAGCATTATTCGCACGAGGAAATGTTTTCCGACATCGTGCTCGAAGGCAGCTCCAAGATCCTCGAACAGCCCGAATACGCCAACCTCAAAAAAGCGAAAGCAATGCTCGAATTTTTGGACGCCAAGGAAGAACTCGTTCCCGTCCTGCAAAACTCTGACGACGTGAATATCACGTTCAAGATAGGCAGGGACAACGAAATTCGTGACGGAATGCCCGAATGCGCGATCGTAACCGCGTCTTACAATATAGACGGCGTTACGGTGGGCAACGCAGGTGTCATCGGGCCCATCCGCATGGATTACAGTAAGGTTGTATCGGTACTCGACTATCTGTCCAAAACGGTGCAAATGTTACCTGAGGGCAAGGGCGCAAGCGAGACTGACGAAAACGACGAAGCTACAAATACCGATACGTCGGACGAACAATAA
- a CDS encoding GtrA family protein, which yields MKFHLFGVFKNKQTTLEFLKSIVVGWASNAVDFLLTAIFLYAYGNEHYAGFWGVFSGATKDGIPYSPSVSVYITATVIGFVASVAVNYILSSVFVYKYGNVGKTKRGFAKFMIFSAIGLGLTSFGSWIGYDVIGGNMWLVKLIVQLIVFVYNFITRRLFIFNVDLIRDDENTINL from the coding sequence ATGAAGTTTCATTTGTTCGGCGTATTCAAAAATAAGCAAACCACGCTTGAATTTTTAAAATCGATCGTCGTGGGCTGGGCGTCGAACGCCGTCGATTTTTTATTGACGGCGATATTTTTGTATGCGTACGGTAACGAACACTATGCGGGCTTTTGGGGCGTGTTTTCGGGCGCAACCAAGGACGGAATTCCCTACTCGCCGTCCGTTTCGGTATATATAACCGCAACGGTGATAGGGTTTGTTGCGTCGGTTGCCGTCAATTACATTCTTTCGTCCGTATTTGTTTACAAGTACGGCAACGTAGGCAAAACCAAGCGCGGATTTGCCAAGTTCATGATATTCTCGGCAATCGGACTCGGATTAACCTCATTCGGCAGTTGGATCGGCTACGATGTAATCGGCGGAAATATGTGGTTAGTCAAGCTTATCGTTCAGCTGATAGTATTCGTATATAACTTTATCACCCGCCGTTTGTTCATTTTCAACGTAGATTTAATTCGCGACGACGAAAACACGATAAACCTATAA
- the lepA gene encoding elongation factor 4, giving the protein MDRQKFIRNFCIIAHIDHGKSTLADRLMEATATLSKRELSDQMLDSMDIERERGITIKLTPVRMFYHHNGEKYTFNLIDTPGHVDFTYEVSRSLAACEGAVLVVDAAQGVEAQTLANVYLALDNNLEIVPVINKIDLPAARPDEVKKEIEDIIGLPADQAPCISAKEGINIDEVLKAIAEQVPPPSGDESKPLKALIFDSYYDNYKGAVCLVRIVDGSVKAGDRITMMANGKCYDVTEVGVFQPKPVAIAKLSAGDVGYICASIKSIADTAPGDTITFADNPTAEPCPGYKKVKPVVYCGIYPADGSRYEDLKDALERLKLNDASLFYEPETSSALGFGFRCGFLGLLHMEIIEERLEREFDLDIITTAPSVVYKVYTANGMTEVTNPTNLPPTGEIERMEEPVVTASIYTPPEYIGPIMDLCQDKRGEYINMTYIEKTRVLLTYTMPLNEIVYDFFDGLKSRSRGYASFDYEQAGYRPSDLVKLDILLNGEVCDALSIIVHRDKAYGRGRAMAEKLKEVIPRKLFEIPIQAAIGGKVIARETIKALRKDVLAKCYGGDVTRKKKLLEKQKEGKKRMRQFGTVEIPSEAFMSVLKLDDKK; this is encoded by the coding sequence ATGGATAGGCAAAAGTTTATTCGCAATTTTTGTATTATTGCGCACATCGACCACGGCAAATCAACGCTCGCCGATAGGCTTATGGAAGCGACGGCTACGCTCTCCAAGCGCGAGCTGTCCGATCAAATGCTCGATAGCATGGATATTGAGCGCGAGCGCGGCATTACGATCAAGCTGACGCCCGTTAGAATGTTTTACCACCATAACGGCGAAAAGTATACTTTTAACCTTATCGATACGCCCGGGCACGTGGACTTTACCTACGAGGTCTCGCGGTCGCTCGCGGCGTGCGAGGGCGCTGTTCTTGTCGTGGACGCGGCGCAGGGCGTAGAAGCGCAAACGCTTGCCAACGTTTATCTTGCGCTCGATAATAATCTCGAAATCGTGCCCGTTATCAATAAAATAGATTTGCCCGCGGCACGCCCCGATGAAGTTAAAAAAGAGATAGAGGATATTATAGGCTTGCCGGCCGACCAAGCGCCGTGCATTTCGGCTAAGGAAGGCATTAATATAGACGAGGTGCTTAAAGCGATCGCCGAACAAGTTCCGCCGCCGTCGGGCGACGAGAGTAAACCGCTTAAAGCGCTCATTTTCGATTCGTACTACGATAACTATAAAGGCGCGGTGTGTTTGGTGCGCATTGTCGACGGCTCGGTCAAGGCGGGCGACCGCATAACGATGATGGCTAACGGCAAGTGCTATGATGTTACCGAGGTTGGCGTGTTCCAGCCTAAGCCCGTTGCGATCGCCAAGCTTTCGGCGGGTGACGTAGGGTATATTTGTGCTTCCATTAAATCGATAGCTGATACCGCGCCCGGCGATACCATAACGTTTGCCGACAACCCGACTGCCGAGCCTTGCCCCGGTTATAAAAAGGTCAAGCCCGTAGTTTACTGCGGAATTTATCCCGCCGACGGTTCACGCTACGAGGATTTAAAAGACGCACTCGAACGACTCAAACTGAACGATGCGTCGCTGTTCTACGAGCCCGAAACTTCGTCGGCGCTTGGATTCGGTTTTCGTTGCGGATTTTTAGGGCTTTTGCATATGGAGATTATCGAGGAACGGCTCGAACGCGAGTTCGATCTCGATATAATCACGACCGCGCCGAGCGTTGTGTATAAGGTTTATACAGCAAACGGCATGACCGAGGTGACCAACCCCACAAATCTCCCGCCCACAGGCGAGATTGAGCGCATGGAAGAACCCGTCGTTACTGCGTCGATCTATACTCCGCCCGAATATATCGGTCCTATCATGGATCTGTGTCAGGACAAACGCGGCGAGTATATCAATATGACTTATATCGAAAAAACACGTGTTTTGCTCACTTACACTATGCCGCTGAATGAGATAGTATACGACTTTTTCGACGGGCTTAAAAGCCGTTCGCGCGGTTACGCGAGCTTCGACTATGAGCAAGCAGGCTACCGCCCGAGTGATCTCGTCAAGCTCGACATACTTTTAAACGGCGAGGTTTGCGACGCGCTCAGTATTATAGTGCACCGCGATAAAGCGTACGGCAGGGGACGAGCCATGGCGGAAAAATTAAAAGAGGTTATTCCGCGTAAGCTGTTCGAAATACCTATTCAGGCTGCTATCGGCGGCAAGGTAATTGCCCGCGAAACGATTAAAGCGCTCAGGAAAGACGTTCTTGCCAAATGCTACGGCGGTGACGTTACGCGCAAAAAGAAGCTTCTCGAAAAACAAAAAGAGGGCAAAAAACGTATGCGCCAGTTCGGTACGGTCGAAATACCGTCCGAAGCGTTCATGTCAGTCCTCAAACTGGATGACAAGAAATGA
- a CDS encoding glycerophosphodiester phosphodiesterase translates to METKTSWVLSNPIAHRGLHTFELPENSLPAFENSVKHGFAIELDVRIIDDRTVVVFHDEKLSRMAGKDGYVSSLKAADLNEIKLAKTEFGIPTFEKVLETVNGKVPILIEIKKAEQSFALEERLIDMLKSYNGDYAVESFDPTSLEYFHNNVPQIMRGQLSSYFRHSELDRPRRIRSKLKKLKFNDISHPDFIAYNAHYLPNKYVKNAGLPIVAWTVRSELAAQKVLEFCSNYIFEGFIPKTTND, encoded by the coding sequence ATGGAAACTAAAACTTCATGGGTTCTCAGTAACCCGATAGCGCACCGCGGACTGCACACGTTCGAATTGCCCGAAAACTCGTTGCCCGCGTTTGAAAATTCAGTTAAGCACGGGTTCGCTATTGAACTCGACGTTCGTATTATTGATGACCGCACGGTGGTAGTATTTCACGACGAGAAATTGAGCCGCATGGCGGGAAAGGACGGCTACGTATCCAGCCTTAAAGCCGCCGATTTGAATGAAATCAAACTTGCCAAAACCGAGTTCGGTATCCCCACCTTTGAGAAGGTGCTCGAAACGGTAAATGGCAAAGTTCCAATTCTTATAGAAATCAAAAAGGCCGAACAATCGTTCGCGCTCGAAGAACGACTTATCGATATGCTTAAATCGTACAACGGCGATTACGCAGTCGAGTCGTTCGATCCGACTTCGCTGGAATACTTCCATAACAACGTGCCGCAAATCATGCGCGGGCAGCTTTCGTCGTACTTCCGTCATTCCGAGCTCGACAGACCTCGGCGGATAAGATCCAAGCTTAAAAAATTGAAGTTCAACGACATATCCCACCCCGATTTTATTGCGTACAATGCACATTATTTGCCTAACAAATACGTTAAAAATGCGGGGCTGCCGATAGTCGCTTGGACTGTACGTAGCGAGCTTGCCGCGCAAAAGGTACTCGAATTTTGCAGCAACTATATTTTCGAAGGGTTCATTCCCAAAACGACTAACGACTAA
- a CDS encoding DUF3267 domain-containing protein, which produces MKNVYEYKAVSRLNMLDPRLRLLHKLNTFAVIAIVLSCLIGAVLNYCLRMLGEAFGMYIVYILCGVVLCLIYPYVHEYAHAFAILITTGKAPKIRFEKLAAYCGSPDIMFNKAQYFFGASFPFIFYNAALIPLCVLLPPIYFPLPFMPLMYNVFGSVADFIMIIRVARSPFRSIIVDGGTDIVIYIPVDKK; this is translated from the coding sequence ATGAAAAACGTTTACGAATATAAAGCGGTGTCGCGACTTAATATGTTAGATCCCAGACTGCGTTTGCTTCACAAGCTTAATACTTTTGCGGTAATAGCTATCGTTTTAAGCTGTTTGATCGGCGCGGTTCTAAATTACTGTTTGAGAATGCTTGGTGAAGCATTTGGAATGTATATCGTTTATATCTTATGCGGGGTGGTATTGTGTCTTATATATCCGTACGTTCACGAGTACGCTCACGCCTTTGCGATATTGATAACGACAGGCAAAGCGCCGAAGATCAGGTTTGAAAAGCTTGCCGCATACTGCGGCTCGCCCGATATTATGTTTAACAAGGCGCAATATTTTTTCGGCGCGTCCTTTCCGTTTATATTTTATAACGCGGCTCTTATTCCGCTGTGCGTATTGCTTCCTCCGATATATTTTCCGCTGCCGTTCATGCCGCTTATGTACAATGTTTTCGGCTCTGTTGCCGATTTCATCATGATCATCCGCGTAGCGCGCAGTCCTTTTCGCTCGATTATTGTCGACGGCGGTACGGATATAGTTATTTATATACCCGTTGATAAAAAGTAA
- a CDS encoding glucose-6-phosphate isomerase codes for MYIMKLKFDYNNMMEKSIGSHGIKDADITGAKAAHAAAFKEVIDNSGKGWQEWTDSPLISDKEVAELNTFGKAIRDKASSFVVLGIGGSALGPICVFNALLHLHHNELPKEMRKAPKIYVEDNVDPERMASLLDVVDIKTTYFNVITKSGETSETLSQFLILYSLLKKALGEKEAKEHIFVTTTIGKGALYNCAQKEGFKIFGIPAGVGGRFSVLSNVGLVPFAVMGIDIAKMIAGARAMRKACECADITKNPALMTAFLQVKSMEAGKNISVMMPYADGLKTMADFYCQIWAESLGKAVDNAGKTVNCGQTPAKSLGVTDQHSQVQLYTEGPYDKVVTFIGVENYGATVDIPKTESAEIGDFLKGHTLNELITAERKSTEYALTKAGRSNFTIIMPVVDAETVGELLMYYMYETAFAGAYLNIDTFNQPGVEEGKKATFAMIGRAGYEQKLKELNSIKKDDNYIIG; via the coding sequence ATATACATAATGAAGCTCAAATTCGACTACAACAATATGATGGAAAAATCCATCGGCTCGCACGGTATTAAAGATGCTGACATTACCGGCGCAAAAGCCGCTCACGCCGCCGCCTTTAAAGAGGTTATCGATAACAGCGGCAAGGGCTGGCAGGAATGGACGGACAGCCCGCTCATCAGCGATAAAGAGGTCGCCGAGCTCAATACGTTCGGCAAGGCGATTCGCGACAAGGCGTCGAGCTTTGTCGTGCTCGGTATCGGTGGATCGGCGCTCGGTCCAATTTGCGTGTTCAACGCACTTTTGCACCTGCATCATAACGAGCTGCCTAAGGAAATGCGTAAAGCTCCTAAAATCTACGTAGAAGACAACGTAGACCCCGAGCGTATGGCGTCCCTTCTCGACGTAGTCGATATTAAAACCACCTATTTTAACGTTATAACCAAGTCGGGCGAAACGAGTGAAACGCTCAGCCAATTCCTTATCCTTTACAGCCTGCTAAAAAAAGCGTTGGGCGAAAAGGAAGCCAAAGAGCATATCTTTGTTACGACCACTATCGGCAAGGGCGCGCTTTATAACTGCGCGCAGAAGGAAGGCTTTAAGATTTTCGGTATTCCTGCAGGCGTCGGCGGCAGGTTCTCCGTCCTTTCCAACGTCGGTCTCGTGCCGTTTGCCGTTATGGGTATCGATATTGCCAAAATGATCGCCGGCGCGCGTGCAATGCGCAAAGCGTGCGAATGTGCGGATATCACCAAAAACCCTGCGCTCATGACGGCGTTTTTGCAAGTCAAGTCGATGGAAGCGGGCAAGAATATTTCGGTCATGATGCCTTACGCCGACGGGCTTAAAACAATGGCGGACTTCTACTGCCAAATCTGGGCGGAGTCGCTCGGCAAGGCTGTCGACAATGCGGGAAAAACGGTAAACTGCGGTCAAACTCCCGCTAAATCGCTCGGCGTTACCGATCAGCACAGCCAAGTTCAGCTGTATACCGAGGGCCCTTACGATAAAGTAGTTACCTTTATCGGCGTAGAGAACTACGGCGCAACGGTCGATATACCCAAGACCGAGAGCGCGGAAATAGGCGATTTCTTAAAAGGTCACACGCTTAATGAGCTTATCACTGCCGAGCGCAAGTCGACCGAGTATGCGCTTACCAAGGCGGGCAGGTCGAACTTTACGATCATTATGCCTGTAGTGGACGCCGAAACGGTAGGCGAGCTCCTTATGTACTATATGTACGAAACCGCGTTTGCGGGTGCTTACCTCAATATCGATACTTTCAACCAGCCCGGTGTTGAGGAGGGCAAAAAGGCTACCTTCGCCATGATCGGGCGCGCAGGCTACGAGCAAAAGCTTAAAGAACTTAATTCGATAAAGAAAGACGATAATTACATAATCGGCTAA
- a CDS encoding ATP-dependent Clp protease ATP-binding subunit, with protein MYSMDDNAQKAYEIARQTAKYYSNEVTGTEHLLYGILKVDCCASKIFSANKLSPDGMIALFREEAETNNTVSTDPVDSPRIKETIPFAAYNYATQFGAPLITPDSLMLAILEDRNCVAVDALLHIFNVDTALFRRSIISLIQRDMQKQSSFGENPFTMFGAMFGAPQSFDYERPADGSGVKGPSNRLPQQLADLGVDVTQKARENKLDPVIGRESEVERLIEILCRKTKNNPVLIGEPGVGKSAIIDGLARAIVDGKVPRQLQNNIIFSLNIGSLMAGTKYRGQLEEKLKSAIDIIINSGNIIVFIDELHTLMQAGSKEGEVTPSDILKPYLARGELQTIGATTTEEYRKYIEKDKAMERRFQPITVEPPTVDQTIEILKGLRTNYENFHKVKLSDEAIIAAAKLSDKYISDRFLPDKAIDLIDEAMSCAKVSISGEPEDIKDLTEKLVETSRKMNESAARKDFAQAEEYKKQCEELDKKIKSRTLQNAAAQEKCTLTINAENIADVVSRWTKIPVNKLTATESERLKNLEEILHKRVIGQHNAVEAVSKAIRRARAGLKSDGRPIGSFIFLGPTGVGKTELTKALAEAMFDNENATIRLDMSEFMESHSVSKLIGAPPGYVGFDDGGQLTEKVRRHPYSVVLFDEIEKAHPDVFNILLQLLDDGRLTDAQGRTVSFKNTIIIMTSNAGATDAVTKREIGFNAVGKKDADVQNDAYMKALRATFRPEFLNRIDVICVFDKLSKEDVTKIAAIMLNKVEDSLKDRNISLTISQAALEWIIDKGYDAEYGARPLRRVIEQNVEDEIAEAIIDGKIKNDSTVRVDCVDGKIVVG; from the coding sequence ATGTATTCAATGGACGATAACGCGCAAAAAGCGTACGAAATAGCAAGGCAAACAGCTAAATACTATTCAAACGAAGTTACGGGTACGGAGCATTTACTTTACGGCATTCTCAAAGTAGATTGTTGCGCTTCTAAGATTTTTTCGGCGAACAAGCTTTCGCCCGACGGCATGATCGCGTTGTTCCGCGAAGAAGCGGAAACAAACAACACAGTGTCGACTGATCCCGTGGATTCGCCGCGTATCAAAGAAACGATACCGTTTGCGGCGTACAACTATGCAACGCAGTTCGGCGCACCGCTCATTACACCCGATTCTTTAATGCTTGCGATACTCGAAGATCGAAACTGCGTGGCGGTTGATGCGCTGCTCCATATTTTCAACGTAGATACCGCGCTTTTCCGTCGGTCGATCATATCGCTCATTCAGCGCGATATGCAAAAGCAATCGTCTTTTGGCGAAAACCCGTTCACTATGTTCGGCGCAATGTTCGGCGCGCCGCAGTCGTTCGACTACGAACGCCCCGCAGACGGTTCGGGCGTAAAAGGTCCGTCTAACAGGCTGCCGCAGCAGCTTGCCGATCTCGGCGTGGACGTTACGCAAAAGGCACGCGAGAACAAGCTCGATCCCGTTATCGGCAGGGAGAGCGAAGTCGAGCGGCTTATCGAAATTCTTTGCCGCAAGACCAAGAACAATCCGGTGCTTATCGGCGAACCGGGCGTAGGTAAGAGTGCGATAATCGACGGGCTTGCCCGAGCGATCGTCGACGGCAAGGTGCCGCGCCAGCTTCAAAACAATATCATATTCTCACTCAATATCGGCTCGCTAATGGCGGGCACAAAATACCGTGGTCAGCTCGAAGAAAAGCTCAAATCGGCTATCGATATTATAATCAACAGCGGCAATATAATTGTGTTTATCGACGAGCTTCATACGCTCATGCAGGCGGGCTCTAAGGAAGGCGAGGTTACGCCGTCTGATATTTTAAAGCCCTATCTTGCGCGTGGCGAGCTGCAAACGATAGGCGCGACGACTACCGAAGAATACCGCAAGTATATAGAAAAAGATAAGGCTATGGAGCGTCGTTTCCAGCCGATAACTGTCGAGCCGCCCACCGTAGATCAGACGATAGAAATTCTTAAAGGCTTACGCACCAACTACGAGAACTTCCATAAGGTAAAGTTATCAGACGAGGCGATCATTGCCGCCGCTAAGCTTTCGGATAAGTATATTTCGGACAGGTTTTTACCCGATAAGGCAATCGACCTGATCGACGAGGCGATGAGCTGCGCTAAGGTCAGTATTTCGGGCGAGCCCGAGGATATTAAGGATTTGACCGAAAAGCTTGTCGAAACTTCGAGAAAAATGAACGAGAGCGCGGCGCGTAAAGACTTTGCGCAAGCCGAGGAATACAAAAAGCAGTGTGAGGAGCTCGATAAAAAGATCAAGTCGCGCACTCTACAAAACGCCGCGGCGCAAGAGAAGTGCACGCTTACCATTAACGCCGAAAATATAGCCGACGTGGTGTCGCGCTGGACGAAAATACCTGTGAACAAGCTTACGGCAACCGAAAGCGAGCGGCTTAAAAACCTCGAAGAAATCTTGCATAAGCGCGTTATCGGTCAGCATAACGCCGTAGAAGCTGTATCAAAAGCGATACGCCGCGCTCGCGCAGGGCTTAAAAGCGACGGCCGGCCTATCGGCTCGTTTATATTCCTCGGTCCTACGGGCGTAGGCAAAACCGAGCTTACCAAGGCGCTAGCCGAAGCTATGTTCGATAACGAGAACGCTACGATCCGCCTTGATATGAGCGAGTTTATGGAGTCGCATTCGGTGTCTAAGCTTATCGGCGCGCCTCCCGGATACGTTGGGTTCGATGACGGCGGGCAGTTGACCGAAAAGGTGCGGCGCCATCCGTATTCGGTGGTTTTGTTCGACGAGATAGAAAAAGCGCATCCCGACGTGTTCAATATTCTGTTGCAGCTATTGGACGACGGTCGGCTTACCGACGCGCAGGGGCGCACGGTTTCGTTTAAGAACACGATAATAATAATGACGAGTAACGCAGGCGCGACCGACGCCGTGACCAAGCGCGAGATCGGCTTTAACGCTGTAGGCAAAAAGGATGCCGACGTTCAAAACGATGCGTATATGAAAGCATTGAGAGCTACATTCCGTCCCGAGTTCCTTAACCGCATAGACGTGATTTGCGTATTTGATAAGCTGTCCAAGGAGGACGTTACCAAAATTGCGGCGATCATGCTCAATAAGGTGGAAGACTCGCTTAAAGACAGGAACATTTCGCTCACTATTTCGCAAGCTGCGCTCGAATGGATCATCGACAAGGGCTACGACGCCGAATACGGCGCAAGACCGCTGCGCAGAGTGATCGAGCAGAACGTAGAGGACGAGATAGCCGAGGCGATCATCGACGGCAAGATAAAGAACGACAGCACCGTTCGCGTGGACTGTGTCGACGGAAAAATAGTTGTAGGATAA
- the hemW gene encoding radical SAM family heme chaperone HemW has translation MSSAYGVYIHIPFCKAKCKYCAFVSVSDFSLQHAYVDTLIKEIRSAPEKGSTVDTIYIGGGTPSCLYGGALLDIINAVREMFSVDPCAEITVECNPESVNERFVNECIECGVNRVSIGLQSADDRVLNAIGRVHTKEKFIRAIELISSRFDNISSDLILGLPHQTEKDIINSIDIFAKYCTHASVYALTVEEGTPLFKDGYATDDDRIADLYDLARNRLSLYGFERYEVSNFAKPNKQSKHNGKYWLCEPYLGFGVAAHGYDGGTRRYGHTDRITDYISAPERRYVSLTPDDLYNEYVMLRLRTERGINLKDFLSRFCYDFIEKNKSAVDRLINDKACLVQEGRFFIAPNYMFVMNGIIEELMV, from the coding sequence ATGAGCTCCGCCTACGGTGTTTATATTCATATACCGTTTTGTAAAGCTAAGTGTAAATACTGCGCTTTCGTATCGGTTTCCGATTTTTCGTTGCAACACGCTTACGTAGATACGCTCATAAAAGAAATTCGTTCCGCACCCGAGAAGGGAAGCACCGTCGATACTATATACATAGGCGGGGGAACGCCGTCGTGCTTGTACGGCGGAGCGCTGCTCGATATAATAAACGCCGTGCGCGAAATGTTTTCCGTAGATCCATGTGCCGAAATAACAGTGGAATGCAACCCCGAGAGCGTAAATGAACGATTTGTAAACGAATGTATAGAGTGTGGCGTTAACCGCGTAAGTATCGGCTTGCAGTCGGCTGATGATCGCGTATTGAACGCTATCGGCAGGGTGCATACCAAAGAGAAGTTCATTCGGGCAATTGAATTAATAAGCTCGCGGTTTGATAATATTTCGTCCGATTTGATTTTGGGTTTGCCGCACCAAACCGAAAAAGATATAATAAATTCTATCGATATATTTGCAAAATACTGCACGCACGCGTCGGTCTATGCGCTGACAGTTGAAGAAGGCACGCCGCTTTTTAAAGATGGCTACGCAACAGACGATGATCGAATAGCTGATCTGTACGACCTTGCACGGAATAGGCTAAGCTTATACGGCTTCGAACGGTACGAGGTGAGTAATTTCGCCAAGCCGAATAAGCAAAGCAAGCATAACGGCAAATATTGGTTGTGCGAACCGTATCTTGGATTCGGCGTTGCGGCGCACGGCTACGACGGCGGAACGAGAAGATACGGACATACGGACCGTATAACCGATTATATATCCGCGCCCGAGCGAAGATACGTAAGCTTAACGCCCGATGACTTATATAATGAATACGTTATGCTGAGGCTGAGGACGGAGCGGGGGATAAACCTAAAAGACTTTTTGTCTCGGTTCTGCTACGATTTTATCGAGAAGAACAAAAGTGCGGTCGATCGCTTGATAAACGATAAGGCGTGCCTAGTACAGGAAGGTCGATTTTTTATTGCGCCGAACTATATGTTCGTCATGAACGGAATTATCGAAGAACTTATGGTGTAG
- the raiA gene encoding ribosome-associated translation inhibitor RaiA: MTIEYLCKGYDASDKLKTIIEKKVQKLDKFFDDDTRIKIGLKKGNTRSINDQYTLELTVLLDSTVLRAEVTSDNMYNNIDLALPKLEKQIIRHHKKIASKSKKFRAKGLSVEEEIIEEGEKEKTVVRSKSYTLVPMSIDDAIEELELVGHNFYVFLNKSTNSINVLYVRNDGNYGLIETVV; the protein is encoded by the coding sequence ATGACAATTGAATATCTTTGCAAAGGTTACGACGCAAGCGACAAGCTTAAGACGATTATCGAAAAGAAAGTTCAAAAGCTCGATAAGTTTTTCGACGACGATACCCGCATTAAGATAGGGCTTAAAAAGGGTAATACCCGCAGTATAAACGATCAGTACACGCTCGAACTTACCGTTTTGCTCGACAGCACCGTGCTTCGCGCCGAGGTTACGAGCGATAATATGTACAATAATATCGACTTGGCACTGCCTAAGCTCGAAAAGCAAATCATTCGTCATCACAAAAAGATCGCTTCCAAGTCCAAGAAGTTCCGCGCCAAGGGCTTGTCGGTAGAAGAAGAAATCATAGAGGAAGGCGAGAAGGAAAAGACGGTCGTTCGCTCCAAGAGCTATACGCTAGTTCCCATGAGCATTGACGACGCGATAGAGGAACTCGAACTCGTCGGGCATAATTTCTACGTATTTCTTAACAAATCGACCAATTCTATCAACGTTTTGTACGTTCGTAACGACGGCAACTACGGTCTTATCGAAACGGTCGTATAA